Proteins encoded within one genomic window of Corvus hawaiiensis isolate bCorHaw1 chromosome 9, bCorHaw1.pri.cur, whole genome shotgun sequence:
- the APOBEC4 gene encoding putative C->U-editing enzyme APOBEC-4, translating to MNTGEKTVFQEFLTHQGTVVKTCCWPRQTHVCAKCPYHIRTGEEARVLYKEFHRVFGFPHRPPVTPQNRHLLFYELRSFSGRVLQKGHATNCSAQGKHPEAVLFEAGAYLDAVTAACASISCITLYSNFSPCNEAQHCCVKKMFSFLLRHPHILLCIYFSQPYPCRDSLPGALRDLCSLWPRVTLQRLPGGAWPYLLYHFVCGITGATPCHPALPAGAQNPHQINLTATKTYFRTAFPQGMQGNPAGQQNLKAFSPLRLASQQPFPAMKGSLFPLMSPSQGGLFPGVFLPSQREQLYPRPRNVVRHLKMPKECEKRVDHPLVSICSSVSTSPTGCKWISASPVDFLDYRGTVCFTIILTMACRGI from the exons ATGAATACAGGagagaaaacagttttccaaGAATTTCTGACACACCAGGGCACTGTGGTAAAGACCTGCTGCTGGCCGAGGCAGACCCACGTGTGTGCCAAGTGTCCCTACCACATACGGACAGGGGAAGAAGCCAGAGTCCTATACAAAGAATTCCACAGGGTCTTTGGCTTCCCGCACAGACCCCCAGTGACTCCCCAAAACAGGCACCTTCTCTTCTATGAGCTGAGGAGCTTCTCGGGCAGAGTCCTCCAAAAAGGCCACGCCACAAACTGCAGTGCCCAAGGCAAGCACCCTGAGGCTGTGTTGTTCGAGGCTGGCGCTTACCTGGATGCAGTCACAGCTGCCTGTGCAAGCATCAGCTGCATCACCCTCTACTCCAATTTCTCACCCTGCAACGAGGCTCAGCACTGCTGCGTGAAGAAAATGTTCAGCTTCCTGCTGAGGCACCCCCACATTTTGCTCTGCATCTACTTCTCTCAGCCCTATCCCTGCAGGGACAGTCTTCCCGGGGCTCTGCGGGACCTTTGCAGCCTCTGGCCCCGGGTGACCCTGCAGAGGCTTCCAGGAGGGGCATGGCCATACCTGCTCTACCACTTTGTGTGTGGCATCACGGGGGCAACCCCTTgtcacccagctctgccagcaggtGCACAAAACCCACATCAAATTAACCTGACAGCAACTAAAACATATTTTAGGACAGCTTTTCCCCAGGGAATGCAGGGGAACCCAGCTGGACAGCAGAATTTAAAGGCCTTTTCCCCTCTCAGACTGGCCTCCCAGCAGCCTTTCCCAGCCATGAAAGGCAGTCTGTTTCCTCTGATGTCTCCAAGCCAAGGAGGGCTTTTCCCAGGTGTATTTCTGCCCTCTCAGAGGGAACAGCTATACCCCAGACCCAGAAATGTTGTAAGGCATTTAAAAATGCCAAAGGagtgtgaaaaacgag TGGATCACCCTCTGGTATCCATCTGCTCCAGCGTGAGCACTTCTCCCACGGGCTGcaagtggatctctgcatcccccgtggactTCCTGGATTACAGGGGGACAGTTTGTTTCACCATCATCCTCACCATGGCTTGCAGAGGAATTTAG